A stretch of the Planktothricoides raciborskii GIHE-MW2 genome encodes the following:
- a CDS encoding response regulator, with translation MSPLILLVDDDPTNLLLLEELLGSEGYHTCSANSGMEALEISGTQVPDLILLDVMMPDMDGFEVCRRLRENPQLQSTRIIFLTALDDEASQIQGLESLADAYFTKPISSNLLLAKISSLLQLQAIREKQQAEKVKPQFDLAWSVNAELIEKFRLFVPEQFLCRIAPEGVDSIRLGNALEEELTVLFCDIRGFTALAESQEALATYEWLNAFFSQMSEAIAANYGFIDKYLGDAIMAVFDRPVFHGIDGTNAAVAMAYSLQNFNLNRHQFNLEHPLKIGMGIHTGKAVIGTIGSNSRMDSTVIGDAVNTASRLEELTKIYGCEVIVSEAVINQIFQSGLAETVYVRSLDCLVIRGKTNSMKIYELLGNHHVIVDALKVKNKALFEAAIKFWLAQDFPQSMVIFEQVLQENPQDAIAEFYLQRCREQLT, from the coding sequence ATGTCCCCTTTAATTTTGCTAGTTGATGATGACCCAACAAATTTACTCTTACTCGAAGAGTTATTAGGGTCTGAAGGCTATCACACTTGTTCCGCTAATTCCGGGATGGAAGCATTAGAAATATCTGGGACTCAAGTCCCAGATTTGATTTTATTGGACGTGATGATGCCTGATATGGATGGGTTTGAAGTATGTCGCCGTTTGCGAGAAAATCCTCAATTGCAAAGTACACGGATTATTTTTCTCACGGCGTTAGATGATGAAGCTTCTCAAATTCAAGGGCTAGAAAGTTTGGCAGATGCTTATTTCACCAAGCCGATTAGTTCAAATTTATTGTTAGCCAAAATATCCAGCTTGTTGCAGTTACAAGCCATCCGAGAAAAACAGCAAGCAGAAAAAGTTAAACCTCAGTTTGATTTGGCTTGGTCGGTGAATGCAGAATTAATCGAAAAGTTTCGTTTGTTTGTACCGGAGCAATTTCTTTGTCGGATTGCTCCTGAAGGGGTGGATTCAATTCGGTTGGGGAATGCCTTAGAAGAAGAACTGACAGTTTTATTTTGTGATATTCGCGGATTTACGGCATTGGCTGAATCCCAGGAAGCTTTAGCAACTTATGAATGGTTGAATGCTTTTTTTTCTCAAATGAGTGAGGCGATCGCTGCCAATTATGGATTTATTGATAAATATCTCGGTGATGCAATTATGGCTGTATTTGACCGTCCGGTATTTCATGGAATTGATGGGACTAATGCAGCCGTAGCGATGGCCTATTCTTTACAGAATTTTAATCTAAACCGGCACCAATTTAATCTAGAACATCCCCTGAAAATCGGGATGGGAATTCACACAGGCAAAGCAGTGATTGGCACCATTGGCTCAAATTCGCGGATGGATTCAACGGTGATTGGCGATGCGGTGAATACCGCATCTCGACTGGAAGAGTTAACCAAAATTTATGGCTGTGAAGTGATTGTCAGTGAGGCGGTAATTAATCAGATTTTTCAGTCTGGTTTGGCGGAAACTGTCTATGTGCGATCGCTCGATTGTCTGGTAATCCGAGGCAAAACTAACTCGATGAAAATTTATGAACTGTTGGGCAATCACCATGTTATTGTAGATGCACTTAAAGTAAAAAATAAAGCTTTATTTGAAGCTGCAATAAAATTTTGGTTGGCACAAGATTTTCCCCAAAGTATGGTCATTTTTGAGCAAGTTTTACAGGAAAATCCCCAAGATGCGATCGCCGAATTTTATCTTCAACGCTGCCGCGAACAACTTACTTAA
- a CDS encoding nucleoside hydrolase produces MNRKIILDTDPGGDDIFALFWLQSLIKQGIAELVAVTTAGGNVSAEYTFRAASKIIHLGGLNQIEIGRGVPVKTGEIEDAAAIHGMDGMGNLSQTLPNGIHRFDTARYSDEIIVEKLNHFPGEITLVAIAPLSNLASAETKSPGILKKAKEIVIMGGAFQHRGNITSQAEFNVAYDPEAAATVLGSRDDIVMITLDVTHQLILTNLMVETITEKNPKSAISQFMRALCQFMTTTCLSYRETGGIEGFLVHDAATIAYLFYPETLHFQRAKVEIETQGSFTRGQTILDRRHLPKQSVNAWVSSQVDAVNLLAILMEDLKLIC; encoded by the coding sequence ATGAACAGAAAAATTATCCTCGATACAGACCCAGGGGGCGACGATATTTTTGCCTTATTTTGGTTACAAAGTTTAATCAAACAAGGGATCGCGGAATTGGTTGCTGTCACCACCGCTGGGGGAAATGTCAGTGCTGAATATACTTTTAGGGCTGCTAGTAAAATTATCCACTTAGGTGGATTAAATCAAATAGAAATTGGCCGAGGAGTTCCGGTCAAGACTGGGGAAATTGAAGATGCTGCGGCGATTCATGGAATGGATGGTATGGGCAATCTTTCTCAGACATTACCCAATGGCATTCATCGGTTTGATACCGCCCGATATTCTGATGAGATTATCGTAGAAAAGCTGAACCATTTTCCGGGGGAAATTACCCTAGTAGCGATCGCGCCTTTAAGCAACTTAGCTTCAGCAGAAACCAAAAGCCCCGGTATCTTAAAAAAAGCCAAAGAAATTGTCATCATGGGCGGGGCATTTCAGCACCGAGGAAATATCACTTCCCAGGCTGAATTTAATGTTGCCTACGATCCAGAAGCTGCCGCAACCGTCTTAGGCAGTCGGGATGATATTGTGATGATCACCCTGGATGTCACCCATCAGTTAATTTTAACTAATTTAATGGTTGAAACCATCACCGAGAAAAACCCAAAATCCGCAATTTCTCAGTTTATGCGGGCTTTATGCCAATTTATGACAACTACTTGTTTAAGTTATCGAGAAACCGGGGGAATTGAGGGTTTTTTAGTCCACGATGCGGCCACGATCGCCTATTTATTTTATCCCGAAACTTTGCACTTTCAGCGGGCAAAAGTTGAGATAGAAACTCAAGGCAGTTTCACCCGTGGACAAACTATTTTAGATCGCCGACATCTCCCCAAGCAATCGGTGAATGCTTGGGTATCTTCTCAAGTGGACGCGGTGAACCTTTTGGCTATTTTGATGGAAGATTTAAAATTAATTTGTTGA
- a CDS encoding ATP-binding protein produces MTFLMGRQRQLFLSICAFFASVLLVLCWGGMGDRLWANPSNQPQAVPLTDGWKYRWGDSPLNDAGVPIWTLKNGNTSPQEWQSFKLKEKISKPPNVETVWVQVPLPDNVWRYASIYLRGLPYEADIYLGSKLLAKDFIPMSALREFKFDIYQYQLPILLLNYLKNKTLFFRLNVANTESIIIANYDEILIGNPSQHLEDLLWKDIDNLVLGFFLLAVGIFALFILAKNKNHQEYLPFGFAAIAIALQLLVYTETIYLLIKLPILLYNIRSLSLYAIPVFFYNFYKHIFGSGYKKVITKLWQIHAGFAVIAFGLEVLNLVDGFLLKKVFYVLALVGLSILIIHVINSSVKGDRDCRLFNVGFTILLLCAVHDIFRDAEGLYIINYTLYPWGMFIFIGCLGLILESRFSQANFQLKTYSKQLESQNLELQKLDRLKDEFLANTSHELRTPLNGIIGLAESMIDGATGALTDIQASNLSMIASSGRRLSQLVNDLLDFSELKHRQLKLQIKPVGIRGITDLILQICQPLIQTKSLKLINQISRDLPPIEADENRLQQILYNLIGNAIKFTESGVVEVSAKIIPETSESSSESSPGNPQLAITVSDTGIGIAEDKLSIIFQEFEQADGSTARKYGGTGLGLAVTKQLVELHGGQIWVESTVGVGSRFTFTLPISQAEATTAGKDVPLFREKLETISKSLPWVERLVDHSGQSNLMDSNLLDRVVDLEQFPEAAFQNQHFQILIVDDEPVNLQVLVNQLSVQNYKVVWASSGTEALDLIGQGFKPDLVLLDVMMPGMTGYEVCQQLRQKFPATELPVVMLTAKNQVSDLVIGLESGANDYLTKPIFKNELLARIKTHLRLAKINIAYGRFVPYEFLQFLERESIIDVQLGDQVQKEMTILFSDIRAFTTLSEHMTPKENFDFINDYLQRVGPVIRDRHGFIDKYIGDAVMALFPQTADDAVQAAIAMLEQVAKFNGEKQAQGQEMIAIGVGLHTGTLMLGTIGESQRMESTVISDAVNLASRLESLTKLYGASILISEQTWKNLQRPILYQCRFLGQVQVKGKKQPVGVVEIFDGDRPEIKQLKEQTKIDFAEGLSLYEQKQFKSAKKIFQDILTINPADPAAQFYISQCEKMSQIKHIPNEWTGVIILDEK; encoded by the coding sequence ATGACTTTTTTAATGGGTCGCCAGCGCCAACTATTTTTGAGCATTTGTGCTTTTTTCGCCAGTGTACTCCTGGTATTATGCTGGGGAGGAATGGGCGATCGCCTCTGGGCAAACCCCAGTAATCAACCCCAGGCTGTACCCTTAACCGACGGATGGAAGTATCGTTGGGGTGACTCTCCCTTGAATGATGCGGGGGTGCCCATTTGGACGCTGAAAAATGGCAATACTTCTCCCCAAGAGTGGCAGTCATTTAAACTGAAGGAAAAAATTTCTAAACCGCCGAATGTGGAAACCGTCTGGGTGCAGGTTCCTTTGCCCGACAATGTTTGGCGGTATGCCAGTATTTATCTGCGAGGATTGCCTTATGAAGCGGATATTTATTTAGGGTCGAAATTACTGGCTAAAGACTTTATCCCCATGTCAGCCTTACGAGAATTTAAGTTTGATATATATCAATATCAACTGCCGATTTTATTGCTGAATTATTTAAAAAATAAAACTTTATTTTTTAGGCTAAATGTTGCTAACACTGAATCCATAATCATCGCTAATTATGATGAAATTTTAATCGGAAATCCATCACAGCATTTAGAAGATTTGCTATGGAAAGATATTGATAATTTAGTTTTAGGTTTTTTTCTACTTGCTGTGGGTATTTTTGCGCTTTTTATTCTGGCTAAAAATAAAAATCACCAAGAATATTTACCGTTTGGTTTTGCAGCGATCGCGATCGCCTTGCAACTGCTTGTTTATACAGAAACCATTTATTTACTAATAAAATTGCCGATATTATTATATAATATTCGCAGCCTTAGCTTATACGCTATTCCGGTATTTTTCTATAATTTCTACAAACATATTTTTGGTTCAGGGTACAAAAAAGTCATTACTAAACTATGGCAAATTCACGCTGGATTTGCCGTTATTGCCTTCGGGCTAGAAGTATTGAACTTAGTGGACGGATTCCTGCTGAAAAAAGTCTTTTATGTTTTGGCTTTAGTCGGATTGTCGATTTTGATCATTCATGTGATTAACTCCTCGGTAAAAGGCGATCGCGACTGCCGACTATTTAACGTCGGATTTACAATTTTATTGCTTTGTGCCGTTCACGATATTTTCCGGGATGCAGAAGGGTTGTATATCATCAACTATACCTTATACCCCTGGGGAATGTTTATTTTTATTGGCTGCTTGGGATTGATTTTAGAATCGCGATTTTCTCAAGCCAATTTTCAACTAAAAACTTATTCCAAACAATTAGAATCCCAGAATTTAGAATTACAAAAACTAGATCGGTTAAAAGATGAATTTTTAGCCAATACTTCCCACGAACTGCGTACCCCCCTGAATGGGATTATTGGTCTGGCTGAATCCATGATTGATGGCGCCACAGGTGCCCTAACAGATATTCAGGCATCGAACTTATCCATGATTGCTTCTAGTGGCCGTAGACTCTCGCAATTAGTCAATGATCTGCTGGACTTTTCTGAACTCAAACATCGGCAACTTAAACTGCAAATTAAACCTGTAGGTATCCGAGGAATTACCGATTTAATTTTGCAGATATGTCAACCACTGATTCAAACAAAATCGCTGAAACTGATTAATCAGATTAGTCGGGATCTGCCACCGATTGAGGCGGATGAAAATCGCTTACAACAGATTCTCTATAATTTAATCGGCAACGCCATTAAGTTTACGGAAAGTGGGGTGGTAGAAGTTTCGGCAAAAATTATCCCAGAAACCAGTGAATCATCTAGCGAATCATCTCCGGGAAATCCTCAACTGGCTATTACGGTTTCTGATACAGGAATTGGCATTGCTGAAGATAAGTTAAGCATAATTTTTCAAGAGTTTGAACAAGCCGATGGATCTACTGCCCGAAAATATGGCGGCACCGGGTTAGGGTTAGCGGTGACAAAGCAACTCGTAGAACTCCACGGCGGTCAAATTTGGGTAGAATCTACGGTTGGAGTGGGTTCGCGCTTTACGTTTACCTTGCCCATCAGTCAAGCAGAAGCAACCACAGCCGGAAAAGATGTTCCTCTATTTCGGGAAAAATTAGAAACCATCTCTAAAAGTTTACCTTGGGTGGAACGGCTGGTAGACCATTCAGGGCAATCCAATTTAATGGACTCTAATTTATTAGATCGGGTGGTGGATTTAGAACAGTTTCCCGAAGCAGCTTTTCAAAATCAGCATTTCCAGATTTTAATTGTCGATGATGAACCCGTGAATTTACAGGTGTTAGTGAATCAACTCTCGGTGCAAAATTATAAGGTGGTGTGGGCTTCTAGTGGCACCGAAGCTTTAGATTTGATTGGACAAGGGTTTAAGCCTGATTTGGTTTTATTGGATGTGATGATGCCCGGAATGACCGGGTATGAGGTTTGTCAACAATTGCGGCAAAAATTTCCGGCTACGGAGTTGCCGGTGGTGATGTTAACCGCTAAAAATCAAGTGTCTGATTTGGTGATTGGCTTGGAATCTGGGGCGAATGATTATTTAACTAAGCCGATTTTCAAGAATGAACTCTTGGCCCGAATTAAAACCCATTTGCGCTTGGCAAAAATTAATATTGCTTATGGTCGGTTTGTACCTTATGAATTTTTGCAATTTCTAGAACGGGAAAGCATTATTGATGTGCAGTTGGGCGACCAAGTGCAGAAAGAGATGACAATTTTATTTTCTGATATTCGGGCATTTACTACGTTGTCAGAACACATGACTCCGAAGGAAAATTTTGATTTTATTAATGATTATTTGCAGCGAGTTGGGCCGGTGATTCGCGATCGCCACGGGTTTATTGATAAGTATATTGGCGATGCGGTGATGGCCCTGTTTCCCCAAACCGCTGATGATGCAGTACAAGCAGCGATCGCTATGCTGGAACAAGTGGCCAAATTTAATGGGGAAAAACAAGCGCAGGGTCAAGAAATGATCGCGATCGGTGTGGGCTTACATACGGGCACCCTGATGCTGGGAACCATTGGCGAATCACAACGGATGGAAAGTACCGTGATTTCTGATGCGGTTAACTTAGCCTCACGGTTGGAAAGTTTAACTAAACTTTACGGCGCCTCGATTTTAATTAGCGAGCAAACTTGGAAAAATTTGCAGCGTCCGATTTTATATCAATGTCGATTTTTGGGGCAAGTGCAAGTGAAAGGCAAAAAACAGCCGGTGGGGGTGGTGGAAATTTTTGATGGCGATCGCCCGGAAATTAAACAGCTAAAAGAACAAACAAAAATTGACTTTGCCGAAGGGTTATCCTTGTATGAGCAAAAACAGTTTAAATCCGCGAAAAAAATCTTCCAAGATATCTTAACTATAAATCCAGCGGATCCAGCCGCTCAATTTTATATTAGCCAATGTGAGAAAATGTCTCAAATCAAGCATATTCCTAATGAATGGACTGGGGTGATTATTTTGGATGAGAAATAA
- a CDS encoding glycosyl transferase has translation MSQSRPVLSIFVTNHGFGHAVRAASVAAAIQKLNPEIVLIMVTTSPRWLLENYIPGDFIVRPRGFDVGVIQSDSVNMDLAATLQKLKEIRQKQNYLIASEIDFLRLNRVGLILADIPPLVAPLAKAAGIPCWMMGNFGWDFIYRPWGGEFVAMADWIGECFSQCDRLFRLPLHEPMSAFPQITEVGLTGGDPRYSAAEIREKFALTAPKEKTILLTFGGLGLQGIPYENLSQFSDWQFITFDPQAPDLANLVKVSGNQYRPVDLMPVCGRVISKPGYSTFAEALRLEVPLVSLLREGFAESPLLISGIKNYGFHQIITPAEFFESEWEFLRQDPEPPKTSNVLAKDGSQAIAQAVVDYFQKGEAKNPELT, from the coding sequence ATGTCACAGTCTAGACCCGTTTTATCAATTTTTGTCACGAATCATGGTTTTGGTCATGCGGTGCGAGCGGCATCGGTGGCCGCCGCAATTCAAAAGTTGAATCCAGAAATTGTGCTGATTATGGTCACAACGTCGCCCCGTTGGTTACTGGAAAATTATATTCCTGGGGATTTTATTGTGCGTCCTCGTGGGTTTGATGTGGGGGTGATTCAAAGTGATAGTGTGAACATGGATTTAGCAGCGACGTTGCAGAAGTTAAAAGAAATTCGCCAAAAACAAAATTATTTAATTGCTTCAGAAATTGATTTTCTGCGACTGAATCGGGTGGGGTTAATTTTGGCAGATATTCCCCCTTTAGTGGCGCCTTTGGCTAAAGCCGCAGGAATTCCCTGTTGGATGATGGGCAATTTTGGCTGGGATTTTATTTATCGTCCTTGGGGTGGTGAATTTGTGGCAATGGCTGATTGGATTGGCGAATGTTTTAGTCAGTGCGATCGCCTATTTCGTTTACCGCTGCATGAACCGATGAGTGCGTTTCCCCAAATCACAGAAGTGGGATTGACTGGGGGCGATCCGCGCTACTCTGCTGCCGAAATTCGGGAAAAATTTGCCTTGACAGCCCCCAAAGAAAAGACAATTTTACTGACCTTTGGCGGATTGGGCTTACAGGGGATTCCTTATGAAAATTTAAGCCAGTTTTCCGACTGGCAATTTATCACCTTTGACCCCCAAGCCCCAGATTTAGCTAATTTGGTGAAAGTGAGCGGTAATCAATATCGCCCGGTGGATTTGATGCCCGTTTGTGGGCGGGTTATTTCTAAGCCCGGATATAGTACCTTTGCGGAAGCTTTACGCTTAGAAGTGCCTCTAGTTTCTTTGTTGCGAGAAGGTTTTGCCGAGTCACCATTACTGATTTCGGGTATCAAAAACTACGGTTTCCATCAAATTATTACCCCCGCAGAGTTTTTTGAGAGCGAATGGGAATTTTTGCGCCAAGACCCCGAACCACCGAAAACATCTAATGTGCTGGCTAAAGATGGATCGCAGGCGATCGCCCAAGCAGTTGTGGACTATTTCCAGAAAGGTGAAGCCAAAAACCCTGAATTGACCTAG
- a CDS encoding MAPEG family protein, translated as MYPWPSLVTVLALLMYFVVTINVGRARAKYGVKPPAMSGNPEFECVVRVQQNTLEQLIIFLPALWIFSLFINEIWAASVGAVWILGRILYAWGYYQAPEKRFVGFGMASLATMALLGGSLFGTVMTAVSSFQ; from the coding sequence ATGTATCCTTGGCCTAGTTTAGTCACGGTTCTGGCTTTATTAATGTACTTTGTGGTGACAATCAATGTGGGCAGAGCCAGAGCCAAGTATGGGGTAAAACCACCGGCTATGTCTGGAAATCCAGAGTTTGAGTGCGTAGTCAGAGTACAGCAAAATACCCTGGAACAATTGATTATATTTTTACCCGCTTTGTGGATATTTTCTCTGTTTATTAACGAGATTTGGGCCGCATCCGTTGGGGCAGTTTGGATTCTTGGCCGAATTTTGTATGCTTGGGGTTATTATCAAGCCCCGGAAAAACGCTTTGTGGGTTTCGGCATGGCTTCCCTGGCTACAATGGCGTTGCTGGGCGGGTCTTTGTTCGGAACGGTGATGACTGCGGTGTCCAGTTTTCAATAA
- a CDS encoding DUF2470 domain-containing protein: protein MADPITKTVSDRICKHMNEDHADAVLIYAQAFGNLPAATAATMNSIVPESMDLVAEVNGETVPIQIKFDHVLQDSEDAHQTLIAMIRQARQQAK from the coding sequence ATGGCCGATCCGATTACCAAAACCGTGAGCGATCGCATATGCAAACACATGAACGAAGACCATGCTGATGCAGTTTTAATCTACGCTCAAGCCTTTGGCAACTTACCCGCCGCCACCGCAGCCACCATGAATTCTATTGTACCGGAAAGCATGGACTTAGTGGCTGAAGTCAACGGAGAAACTGTGCCAATTCAAATTAAATTCGATCATGTCCTCCAAGACTCGGAAGACGCGCATCAAACCTTAATTGCCATGATTAGACAAGCGCGTCAACAGGCAAAATAG
- a CDS encoding DUF3747 domain-containing protein: MKIKSGITGITKVATATFLTLAVALPGFAQSIFGKKEVDQNSFIAVAQPRADGNYNLVIIEQQSTAKSCWSESGSSPVTVNLLLLTFDFTGICGRSLDSNGYSIRMADEDLGINYSLRAVRRGSEVYLLGMSRLASQPEVVIGRTFGLSSQAMKIFLNSGWRFTKRTYENTTLGHVYVTNDQTLAAVAGSTPTPTPTPTPTPTPTPTPTPTPTPGFADITGDIYAQEITQAIGEGFISGFPDNTFKPRETLTREQVVSMVVEALQKIPGTNISVPTQATVRPYPDVVSTRWSAAKIQFARDNNIITGYPDGTFQPGQPVTRAELMAILRRAAEFAKSRKGATVALTSTRTATRFADTSGHWASTLIGQMSSYCEVASPLNETGSSFFPNSSAQRNYAAAATLRMMNCVKTGN, translated from the coding sequence ATGAAAATTAAGAGTGGCATTACTGGCATTACTAAAGTCGCTACCGCAACCTTTTTAACCCTGGCGGTAGCGCTTCCGGGCTTCGCCCAATCGATTTTTGGCAAAAAAGAAGTCGATCAAAATAGCTTCATTGCCGTAGCCCAGCCTCGTGCTGATGGGAACTACAACCTAGTGATTATCGAACAGCAGTCAACCGCCAAAAGCTGCTGGAGCGAAAGCGGATCTAGCCCAGTCACCGTCAACTTACTGCTGCTCACCTTTGACTTTACGGGCATTTGCGGACGCAGTTTAGACAGTAACGGCTACTCAATTAGAATGGCTGATGAAGACCTGGGAATTAATTACAGCTTAAGAGCAGTACGACGAGGCAGTGAGGTTTATTTACTAGGGATGTCCCGTCTTGCCAGCCAACCAGAAGTGGTGATTGGCAGAACCTTCGGCCTTTCCAGTCAGGCAATGAAAATTTTTCTGAATTCCGGTTGGCGTTTTACCAAAAGAACTTACGAAAACACCACCCTCGGTCATGTCTATGTCACCAACGACCAAACCCTAGCGGCTGTGGCTGGTAGCACCCCGACCCCGACTCCGACTCCGACCCCGACTCCGACCCCGACTCCGACCCCGACTCCGACTCCGACCCCCGGATTTGCTGATATTACTGGGGATATTTATGCCCAAGAAATTACCCAGGCGATCGGTGAAGGGTTTATCTCTGGCTTTCCAGACAATACCTTCAAGCCACGAGAAACCCTGACTCGCGAACAAGTGGTTTCAATGGTGGTCGAAGCTTTACAAAAGATTCCCGGAACCAATATCTCAGTTCCCACTCAAGCCACGGTCAGACCTTATCCAGATGTGGTGTCTACCCGTTGGAGTGCGGCAAAAATTCAATTTGCTCGCGATAACAATATTATTACCGGCTATCCCGACGGGACATTTCAGCCCGGTCAACCTGTGACCCGTGCTGAACTGATGGCAATTTTGCGACGGGCCGCCGAGTTCGCCAAGTCTCGCAAAGGGGCTACGGTTGCCTTAACTTCTACCCGAACCGCCACCAGATTTGCCGATACGTCGGGGCATTGGGCGTCCACTCTGATTGGTCAAATGTCTTCTTATTGTGAAGTGGCTTCACCGTTGAATGAAACCGGCAGTTCATTTTTCCCGAATAGTTCCGCCCAACGCAACTATGCGGCTGCGGCAACTTTACGCATGATGAATTGTGTGAAAACCGGGAATTAA